One region of Oxalobacteraceae bacterium OTU3CAMAD1 genomic DNA includes:
- a CDS encoding phospholipase A, with protein sequence MRIERCSVLGDASARLACYDGLARTTPTKQAAGGAAVGVPDPGNDSKLVNGVVMPASTQPAEPPAAPADAPIPAKVAELTTIPPQDKVSRMVQWWELDRSAKRGVFNFRPHRDNYLLLANYSTSNNDTPFQEFSPDGLKSKHVELMYQLSFKMKMIEQAFGWPVDLWFGYTQESFWQAYNRSESSPFRETNYQPELMLTTPLALNLGGVDVRFLTLGLVHQSNGQTSTLSRSWNRVYAQVGAEKGNFAVNFRLWRRLDNARSDNDNIDITDYLGHGDLNASYRFDGHELSVTARRNFHTNHGGLQAGWAFPVSANLKGYVQVFSGYGQSLIDYNYAQKSIGGGFKVDF encoded by the coding sequence TTGCGCATCGAACGTTGCTCGGTACTGGGCGACGCCAGCGCCCGCCTCGCCTGCTACGACGGCTTGGCGCGCACCACGCCGACCAAGCAGGCGGCGGGCGGCGCGGCCGTCGGCGTGCCCGATCCGGGCAACGACAGCAAGCTGGTCAACGGCGTGGTGATGCCGGCCAGCACCCAGCCGGCCGAACCGCCGGCGGCGCCGGCAGACGCGCCGATCCCGGCCAAGGTCGCCGAACTGACCACCATTCCGCCGCAGGACAAGGTCTCGCGCATGGTGCAATGGTGGGAGCTGGACCGCTCGGCCAAGCGCGGCGTGTTCAACTTCCGGCCGCACCGCGACAACTACCTGTTATTGGCGAATTACAGCACCAGCAACAACGATACGCCGTTCCAGGAATTCTCGCCCGACGGCCTCAAATCCAAGCACGTCGAGTTGATGTACCAGCTGAGTTTCAAGATGAAGATGATCGAGCAGGCCTTCGGCTGGCCGGTCGATCTGTGGTTCGGCTACACGCAGGAGAGTTTCTGGCAGGCTTACAACCGCTCCGAATCGAGCCCTTTCCGCGAGACCAACTACCAGCCGGAGCTGATGCTGACCACGCCGCTGGCGCTGAACCTGGGCGGCGTCGACGTGCGCTTCTTGACCTTGGGCCTGGTGCACCAGTCGAACGGCCAGACATCGACGTTGTCGCGCAGCTGGAACCGGGTTTACGCGCAGGTGGGCGCCGAGAAAGGCAACTTCGCCGTCAACTTCCGACTGTGGCGCAGGCTGGACAATGCGCGCTCGGACAACGACAACATCGACATCACCGATTACCTCGGCCATGGCGATCTGAACGCGAGCTACCGTTTCGATGGCCATGAATTGTCGGTCACGGCGCGGCGTAACTTCCACACCAACCATGGCGGCTTGCAAGCCGGCTGGGCGTTCCCGGTGTCGGCCAACCTGAAGGGATATGTGCAAGTTTTCAGCGGTTACGGCCAAAGTTTGATCGACTATAACTACGCGCAAAAATCCATCGGCGGCGGCTTCAAGGTCGATTTCTAA
- a CDS encoding DNA polymerase III subunit delta', with amino-acid sequence MSNTIYPWQESSWTQLQQLRQRMPHAILFHGAAGIGKSDFIESFAQGLLCEAVLPDGHACGQCASCGWFAQQNHPDYRRVRPEALEDEPTAEGGEDGEAETKKSAKSAKAPSKEIKIEQIRNLADFMNISTHRQGLRVVVLYPAEALNMPASNALLKTLEEPPPGTVFLLASNSLDRLLPTILSRCRKFALPMPSHAEALAWLKAQGVADADSWLREQGGAPLAAMAQAETGNRDDLEVLLQLLARPSVEGALKVADKLQKVPLSAQVSWLQRWLYDLFSYKLAGNIRYYPRYQKELAGLADKIHVSKLLAAIKGANERRATSDHPLSPKLFLEDMLLDYTASVSER; translated from the coding sequence ATGAGTAATACCATCTATCCGTGGCAAGAATCGTCGTGGACGCAGCTGCAACAGCTGCGCCAGCGCATGCCGCACGCCATCCTGTTCCACGGCGCCGCCGGCATCGGCAAGTCGGACTTTATCGAAAGTTTCGCCCAAGGCTTGCTGTGCGAGGCGGTGCTGCCCGATGGCCACGCCTGCGGCCAGTGTGCGTCGTGCGGCTGGTTCGCGCAGCAAAACCATCCGGACTACCGCCGCGTGCGTCCGGAGGCGCTGGAAGACGAGCCGACCGCCGAAGGTGGTGAAGACGGCGAGGCGGAGACCAAGAAGTCGGCCAAGTCGGCCAAGGCGCCGTCCAAGGAAATCAAGATCGAGCAGATACGCAATCTGGCCGATTTCATGAACATCTCGACCCATCGCCAGGGCTTGCGCGTGGTGGTGCTATATCCGGCCGAGGCGCTGAACATGCCGGCCTCGAACGCTTTGCTGAAGACGCTGGAGGAGCCGCCTCCGGGTACGGTGTTCCTGCTGGCCTCCAACAGCCTAGACCGCCTGTTGCCGACCATCCTGTCGCGCTGCCGCAAGTTCGCGCTGCCGATGCCGAGCCATGCCGAGGCGCTGGCCTGGCTCAAGGCGCAGGGCGTGGCCGACGCCGACAGCTGGCTGCGCGAGCAGGGTGGCGCGCCGCTGGCGGCCATGGCGCAGGCTGAGACTGGCAACCGCGACGATCTGGAGGTGCTGCTGCAACTGCTGGCGCGACCGAGTGTCGAGGGCGCGTTGAAAGTTGCTGATAAACTTCAAAAAGTGCCCCTGAGCGCGCAAGTATCTTGGCTGCAACGCTGGCTTTATGATTTGTTTTCCTACAAACTGGCAGGTAACATCCGTTACTATCCCCGCTACCAGAAAGAGCTGGCCGGGCTGGCGGACAAGATCCACGTCAGCAAGCTGTTGGCGGCGATCAAGGGTGCCAACGAGCGTCGCGCGACCTCAGACCATCCGTTGTCGCCGAAGCTGTTTTTGGAGGATATGTTGCTCGACTATACCGCCTCAGTGTCTGAAAGGTAA
- a CDS encoding ankyrin repeat domain-containing protein: MLILQTVRRRFLLGVVALAVALPAFAADQTDDEVAFFRAVQVDYVAGVKKVLARGLNPNVRDPSGETGLILAMRHEAVNVATLLMDQPGIDLEAKAPNGNTALMMAAFRQNKPMVLDMIKRGAHVNQKGWTALHYAAAAGSVEITNILLEQHAYIDAESPSGMTPLMMAAREGAEQVVEVLLQQGADATLKDRGFKLTASEFATKADKPWIAKTIDAFLAAKGKR; encoded by the coding sequence ATGTTGATTCTACAGACAGTTCGCCGCCGTTTCCTGCTGGGTGTGGTCGCACTTGCCGTAGCGCTGCCGGCCTTCGCCGCCGATCAGACGGATGACGAGGTTGCGTTCTTCCGGGCCGTGCAAGTCGATTACGTCGCGGGCGTCAAAAAGGTGCTGGCGCGCGGCCTCAATCCCAATGTGCGCGATCCCAGCGGCGAGACCGGTTTGATCCTGGCGATGCGTCACGAAGCGGTCAACGTCGCCACCTTGCTAATGGATCAGCCGGGCATCGACCTGGAAGCCAAGGCGCCCAACGGCAACACCGCGCTGATGATGGCGGCATTCCGCCAGAACAAGCCGATGGTGCTGGATATGATCAAGCGCGGTGCGCACGTCAATCAAAAGGGCTGGACGGCGTTGCATTACGCGGCGGCGGCCGGCAGTGTGGAAATCACCAATATCCTGTTGGAGCAGCATGCCTACATCGACGCCGAATCGCCTTCCGGGATGACGCCGCTGATGATGGCGGCCCGCGAGGGCGCTGAGCAGGTGGTGGAAGTGTTGTTGCAGCAGGGCGCCGATGCCACGCTGAAGGATCGCGGCTTTAAGCTGACGGCTTCCGAGTTCGCCACCAAGGCGGACAAGCCTTGGATCGCCAAGACGATCGACGCGTTTTTGGCGGCCAAGGGCAAACGCTAA
- a CDS encoding MbcA/ParS/Xre antitoxin family protein translates to MSGSKTVAKRTTASSPARIKAATAAGGGLVLADTTAPAVVRHGVTIVDGAHLYRVDPQARIAVIRQGIPASMVGNLSSRMGMSKETLLSSLGLSRATISRKEKDATVLSKDESERVLGVETLIGMVQTMVEQSGDPTGFDAARWLSEWLTKPLPALAGETPASYMDTFEGQKLVSELLSMSQSGAYA, encoded by the coding sequence ATGTCAGGTTCCAAGACCGTTGCAAAGCGGACGACAGCGTCCAGCCCCGCACGCATCAAAGCGGCAACCGCGGCAGGCGGCGGTCTCGTCCTGGCGGACACCACAGCGCCGGCGGTGGTCCGCCACGGCGTCACGATCGTCGATGGTGCCCATCTTTACCGCGTCGATCCACAGGCGCGCATTGCTGTGATAAGGCAAGGCATTCCAGCGTCGATGGTCGGCAATCTTTCGTCGCGCATGGGCATGAGCAAGGAAACTTTGCTGTCCAGCCTGGGCTTGTCGCGCGCGACGATCAGCCGGAAAGAGAAGGATGCCACGGTGTTGTCCAAGGATGAATCGGAACGGGTACTGGGGGTTGAAACGCTGATCGGCATGGTGCAAACCATGGTCGAGCAGTCCGGCGATCCGACCGGGTTCGACGCCGCGCGCTGGTTATCGGAGTGGCTCACCAAGCCGTTGCCGGCGCTGGCTGGCGAGACGCCGGCGAGTTATATGGATACATTCGAGGGCCAGAAACTGGTGTCCGAGTTGCTGTCGATGAGTCAGAGCGGAGCCTACGCGTGA
- the fusA gene encoding elongation factor G translates to MTRKTPIERYRNIGISAHIDAGKTTTTERILFYTGVNHKIGEVHNGAATMDWMEQEQERGITITSAATTAFWKGMAGNFAEHRINIIDTPGHVDFTIEVERSMRVLDGAVMVYDAVGGVQPQSETVWRQANKYKVPRIAFVNKMDRVGADFFRVREQVANRLKGVAVPIQIPLGAEDNFHGVVDLVKMRAINWDDESLGVKFTYEDIPEHLQALAQEWHDKMVEAAAEGTPELLEKYLDGGVLTEEEIKTGLRLRTIRNEIVPMLAGSAFKNRGVQAMLDAVVEYLPSPLDVPAIAGTDEDDNPIERHPSDADPFSALAFKIMTDPFVGQLTFFRVYSGVVNSGDTVYNPTKSQKERLGRILQMHANERKEIKEVYAGDIAAAVGLKGVTTGDTLSSPDHVIVLEKMIFPEPVISQAVEPKTKADQEKMGIALNRLAQEDPSFRVHTDEESGQTIMSGMGELHLEILVDRMRREFSVEATVGKPQVAYRETIQKAASDVEGKFVKQSGGRGQYGHVVLTLEPMEPGKGYQFVDAIKGGVVPREYIPAVDKGVQETLRSGVLAGYPVVDVKVTLTFGSYHDVDSNENAFRMAGSMAFKDGMKRADPVLLEPMMQVEVETPEEFMGNAMGDLTARRGMVQGMDEIPGGGGKIIRALVPLAEMFGYSTTLRSLTQGRATYTMEFKHYAAVPKHILDQIAVSSKSRH, encoded by the coding sequence ATGACCCGCAAGACCCCCATCGAGCGTTACCGCAACATTGGCATCAGCGCGCACATCGACGCTGGCAAGACCACCACCACGGAGCGCATCCTGTTTTATACCGGCGTCAATCACAAGATCGGCGAGGTGCACAATGGCGCCGCGACGATGGACTGGATGGAGCAGGAGCAGGAACGCGGGATCACCATCACCTCGGCCGCCACCACCGCCTTCTGGAAAGGCATGGCCGGCAATTTCGCCGAGCACCGCATCAACATCATCGACACGCCGGGCCACGTCGACTTCACGATCGAAGTCGAACGCTCGATGCGCGTGCTCGACGGCGCCGTCATGGTCTATGACGCGGTCGGCGGCGTGCAGCCGCAATCGGAAACCGTCTGGCGCCAGGCAAACAAGTACAAAGTGCCGCGCATCGCCTTCGTCAACAAGATGGACCGCGTCGGCGCCGACTTTTTCCGCGTGCGCGAACAGGTGGCCAACCGCCTGAAAGGCGTGGCCGTGCCGATCCAGATTCCGCTGGGCGCCGAGGATAACTTCCACGGCGTCGTCGACCTGGTGAAGATGCGCGCCATTAACTGGGACGACGAGAGCCTGGGCGTCAAGTTCACCTACGAGGACATCCCGGAGCACCTACAGGCGTTGGCACAGGAGTGGCACGACAAGATGGTCGAGGCCGCCGCCGAAGGCACGCCCGAGCTGCTGGAAAAATACCTGGACGGCGGCGTGCTGACCGAGGAAGAGATCAAGACCGGGCTGCGCCTGCGCACGATCCGCAACGAGATCGTGCCGATGCTGGCCGGCAGCGCGTTCAAGAATCGCGGCGTGCAAGCGATGCTGGACGCGGTCGTCGAATACCTGCCGTCGCCGCTGGACGTGCCGGCGATCGCCGGCACCGACGAGGACGACAATCCGATCGAGCGGCATCCGAGCGACGCGGACCCGTTCTCGGCGCTCGCCTTCAAGATCATGACCGATCCGTTCGTCGGCCAGCTGACGTTCTTCCGCGTGTATTCGGGCGTGGTCAATTCCGGCGACACGGTCTACAACCCGACCAAGAGCCAGAAGGAGCGCCTGGGCCGCATCCTGCAGATGCACGCCAACGAGCGCAAGGAGATCAAGGAGGTGTACGCGGGCGACATCGCCGCCGCCGTCGGGCTGAAAGGGGTGACCACCGGCGACACGTTGAGCTCGCCGGACCACGTCATCGTGCTGGAAAAGATGATCTTCCCGGAACCGGTGATCTCGCAGGCGGTCGAACCGAAGACCAAGGCCGACCAGGAAAAGATGGGCATCGCGCTCAACCGCCTGGCGCAGGAGGACCCGTCCTTCCGCGTGCATACGGACGAGGAATCGGGCCAGACCATCATGTCCGGCATGGGCGAGCTGCACCTGGAGATTCTGGTGGACCGCATGCGGCGCGAGTTCAGCGTCGAGGCGACGGTGGGCAAGCCGCAGGTGGCCTACCGCGAGACCATCCAGAAGGCCGCGAGCGATGTCGAAGGCAAGTTCGTCAAGCAGTCCGGCGGGCGCGGGCAGTACGGCCACGTGGTGCTGACGCTGGAACCGATGGAGCCTGGCAAGGGCTATCAGTTCGTCGACGCTATCAAGGGCGGCGTGGTGCCGCGCGAGTACATTCCTGCGGTCGACAAGGGCGTGCAGGAGACTTTGCGCAGCGGCGTGCTGGCCGGTTATCCGGTGGTGGACGTCAAGGTGACGTTGACCTTCGGTTCGTACCACGATGTCGATTCGAACGAAAACGCCTTCCGCATGGCCGGCTCGATGGCGTTCAAGGACGGCATGAAGCGGGCAGACCCGGTGCTGCTGGAACCGATGATGCAGGTCGAGGTGGAAACGCCGGAAGAGTTCATGGGCAACGCCATGGGCGACCTGACGGCGCGGCGCGGCATGGTGCAGGGGATGGACGAGATTCCCGGCGGCGGCGGCAAGATCATCCGCGCGCTGGTGCCGCTGGCGGAGATGTTTGGCTACTCGACGACGTTACGTTCGCTCACGCAAGGGCGCGCCACGTACACGATGGAGTTCAAGCACTACGCGGCGGTGCCGAAGCACATCCTCGACCAGATCGCCGTATCGTCCAAGTCGCGGCATTAA
- a CDS encoding TatD family hydrolase, translating into MFIDSHCHINFPELAARMPEILAKMADNKVTHALCVSVDLPDFPQVLALAKEYPHIYASCGVHPDYEDTPEPSVEQLVELSNHPKIIAIGETGLDYFRLQGDLEWQRERFRTHIKASRITRKPLIIHTRAASEDTIRIMREEGAGTEAGGVAGVMHCFTESLEVARAAIDMGFYISFSGIVTFKSAKDLQAVALEVPLERILIETDSPYLAPMPHRGKMNEPGFVAHVGEYIAKLKGIPVEQVAAQTSANFFKLFNVVA; encoded by the coding sequence ATGTTTATCGACTCCCATTGCCATATTAATTTCCCCGAGCTGGCTGCTCGCATGCCCGAAATCCTGGCCAAGATGGCCGACAACAAGGTGACGCACGCGCTGTGCGTGTCGGTCGACTTGCCGGATTTCCCCCAAGTGCTGGCGCTGGCCAAGGAATACCCGCACATCTACGCCTCTTGCGGGGTGCATCCCGATTACGAGGACACGCCGGAACCAAGCGTCGAACAGCTGGTCGAACTGTCCAACCACCCGAAGATCATCGCCATCGGCGAGACCGGCCTGGATTATTTCCGTCTGCAGGGAGACCTGGAATGGCAGCGCGAGCGTTTTCGCACTCACATCAAAGCTTCAAGAATCACGCGTAAGCCCTTGATTATTCACACGCGCGCGGCCAGCGAGGACACGATCCGCATCATGCGCGAGGAGGGCGCCGGCACCGAGGCTGGCGGCGTCGCCGGCGTCATGCACTGCTTCACGGAATCGCTGGAAGTGGCTCGCGCGGCCATCGACATGGGCTTTTACATCTCGTTCTCGGGCATCGTGACTTTCAAGAGCGCCAAGGACTTGCAGGCGGTGGCGCTGGAAGTGCCGCTGGAGCGCATCCTGATCGAGACCGATTCGCCGTACCTGGCGCCAATGCCGCATCGCGGCAAGATGAACGAGCCGGGTTTCGTCGCCCACGTTGGCGAATATATCGCCAAGCTCAAAGGCATACCGGTGGAGCAAGTGGCGGCACAGACTTCCGCCAATTTCTTCAAATTATTCAACGTTGTGGCGTGA
- a CDS encoding methyl-accepting chemotaxis protein — protein MKFANLKISARLGLAFGLVVALLLVVVAVAMGGMSSAEQRLYNIIDDRYYKIELTNNVKYNVANIHKHMRNVTIAADAAAVQREVDTMNAIRASNRELLDKMDKVLNIPKARELFTAIVAARKVDLEGQTSLMKLINEGKQDEARALLTTSIAQNERNYVSLLSEMSMVQTERMKDEAAQTKLGFASAARLMIGIAVVTVALTLLIAWSASRSITVPLNHAVGMARRVADGDLSARIEVTSTNETGQLMSALKDMNQSLTDIVGQVRTGTDTMVTASVQIATGNMDLSARTERQASALEETASSMEELTSTVQQNAQNAEQSNILAESASEVALKGKNVVAQVVDTMGAINESSRKIVDIIGVIDGIAFQTNILALNAAVEAARAGEQGRGFAVVASEVRNLAQRSAAAAKEIKTLIGNSVQQVDAGAHLVNQAGSTMDEVVASVQRVTGILREISLASAEQTTGISQINEAIIQMDDVTQQNAALVEQAAAAAQSMREQASHLSEVVGVFRLDEAPRAPRLAQTKRPRIALPA, from the coding sequence ATGAAATTCGCAAACTTGAAAATTAGCGCACGGCTAGGCCTGGCTTTTGGACTGGTCGTCGCCTTGCTGCTCGTCGTCGTCGCCGTCGCGATGGGAGGTATGTCGTCGGCCGAACAGCGTCTGTACAACATCATCGACGACCGCTATTACAAAATCGAACTGACCAACAACGTCAAATACAACGTCGCCAACATCCACAAGCACATGCGCAATGTCACCATAGCCGCCGACGCAGCCGCCGTGCAGCGCGAGGTCGATACGATGAACGCGATTCGGGCCAGCAACCGCGAGCTGCTCGACAAAATGGACAAGGTACTCAACATCCCCAAGGCCCGCGAGCTGTTCACCGCCATCGTTGCCGCCCGCAAGGTTGACCTGGAAGGACAGACGTCATTGATGAAGCTGATCAATGAAGGCAAACAGGACGAGGCCCGCGCCTTGCTGACGACCTCCATCGCCCAGAACGAGCGCAACTACGTCAGCCTGCTCAGCGAGATGAGCATGGTGCAAACCGAACGCATGAAGGACGAGGCCGCACAGACCAAGCTGGGCTTCGCCTCGGCCGCACGGCTGATGATCGGCATCGCCGTGGTTACCGTGGCGCTGACCTTGCTGATCGCCTGGAGCGCCAGCCGCAGCATCACCGTGCCACTGAACCACGCGGTGGGCATGGCACGCCGTGTCGCCGACGGCGACCTTTCGGCGCGTATCGAGGTGACGTCGACCAACGAGACCGGGCAGTTGATGAGCGCGCTCAAGGACATGAACCAGAGCCTGACGGACATCGTCGGCCAAGTCCGCACCGGCACCGACACGATGGTGACCGCCTCGGTCCAGATCGCCACCGGGAATATGGATTTGTCTGCCCGCACCGAACGCCAGGCCAGCGCGCTGGAGGAAACGGCATCGTCGATGGAGGAGTTGACCAGCACGGTGCAGCAGAACGCGCAAAACGCCGAGCAGAGCAATATCTTGGCGGAGTCCGCCTCGGAGGTCGCGCTGAAGGGTAAGAACGTGGTGGCACAGGTGGTCGACACCATGGGCGCGATCAACGAATCGTCGCGCAAGATCGTCGACATCATCGGCGTCATCGACGGCATCGCCTTCCAGACCAATATCCTGGCGCTCAACGCGGCCGTGGAGGCGGCGCGCGCCGGCGAGCAGGGACGCGGCTTCGCGGTGGTCGCATCCGAGGTGCGGAATTTGGCACAACGCTCTGCCGCCGCCGCCAAGGAAATCAAGACCCTGATCGGCAACTCGGTGCAGCAGGTTGACGCCGGTGCCCATCTCGTCAATCAGGCGGGCAGTACGATGGATGAAGTGGTGGCCAGCGTGCAACGAGTGACCGGTATTCTGCGCGAAATCAGCCTGGCCAGCGCCGAGCAGACCACCGGCATTTCGCAGATCAACGAAGCGATCATTCAGATGGATGATGTGACCCAGCAGAACGCGGCCTTGGTCGAACAGGCGGCGGCAGCGGCGCAAAGCATGCGCGAGCAGGCGTCGCATTTGTCGGAGGTGGTCGGAGTGTTCCGGTTGGACGAGGCGCCTCGCGCGCCGCGTCTAGCGCAGACCAAGCGGCCACGGATCGCACTGCCTGCATAG
- a CDS encoding PilZ domain-containing protein, with the protein MSAASPIDPNTVPVARPTVLSLAIKEKAALYAAYMPFLKNGGMFVPTQKPYKLGDEIYLILALMDDPNKYPIAGKVAWITPPGAHNNKAQGIGVHFPDDESGQRARLRIEEILGAALRSSRATHTL; encoded by the coding sequence ATGTCCGCTGCCAGTCCCATCGACCCGAACACCGTGCCAGTCGCGCGGCCGACGGTGTTGTCGCTGGCAATCAAGGAAAAGGCGGCACTGTATGCCGCCTACATGCCTTTCCTCAAGAACGGCGGCATGTTCGTGCCGACGCAAAAACCGTACAAGCTGGGTGACGAGATCTACCTGATCCTGGCGTTGATGGACGACCCCAACAAATATCCGATCGCCGGCAAGGTCGCCTGGATCACCCCGCCCGGCGCGCACAACAACAAGGCGCAGGGCATCGGCGTGCATTTTCCGGACGACGAGAGCGGCCAGCGCGCGCGCCTGCGGATCGAGGAAATCCTCGGCGCCGCGCTGAGGTCGTCACGCGCCACGCATACCCTGTAA
- a CDS encoding alpha/beta hydrolase, which produces MSLQERNNVHCYGDGDHTMMLVHGYGCDQTMWRFLYPHFAERYQVILLDLVGSGGSDLSAYDRDKYGTLHGYADDMLEIIDEFATGPVIFVGHSVSAMIGMLATIKAPDKFLAQVMVGPSPSFINDDDYVGGYNPEDIEGLLQMMDDNYLEWTKVMAPTIMGAPTKPALAKELLVRFQANDREIARHFARVTFTADHRADVEKSTVPALILQCSDDLIAPREVGEYLHKHLANSTLKVITNVGHCPHMSAPSASSEVITRYLDRLVKCLV; this is translated from the coding sequence ATGTCGCTTCAAGAACGCAACAACGTCCATTGCTACGGCGATGGTGATCACACCATGATGCTGGTGCACGGCTACGGCTGCGACCAGACGATGTGGCGCTTTTTATACCCGCACTTCGCCGAGCGCTACCAGGTGATCCTGCTGGACCTGGTTGGCAGCGGCGGCTCCGACCTGTCGGCCTACGACCGCGACAAGTACGGCACCTTGCATGGCTACGCCGACGACATGCTGGAAATAATCGATGAATTCGCCACGGGGCCGGTGATCTTCGTCGGCCACTCGGTCAGCGCGATGATCGGCATGCTGGCCACAATCAAGGCCCCGGACAAGTTTCTCGCCCAGGTCATGGTCGGGCCGTCGCCCAGCTTCATCAACGATGACGACTACGTCGGCGGCTACAACCCGGAAGACATCGAAGGCTTGCTGCAAATGATGGACGACAATTACCTGGAGTGGACCAAGGTGATGGCGCCGACCATCATGGGGGCGCCGACCAAACCGGCGTTGGCGAAGGAATTGCTGGTCCGTTTCCAGGCCAACGACCGCGAGATCGCCAGGCATTTCGCCCGGGTGACGTTCACCGCCGACCACCGCGCGGACGTGGAGAAGTCGACCGTGCCGGCCCTGATCCTGCAATGCAGCGACGACCTGATCGCGCCGCGCGAGGTGGGGGAATATCTGCACAAGCATCTGGCGAACAGCACGCTCAAGGTGATCACCAATGTCGGCCACTGCCCGCATATGAGCGCACCATCGGCCAGCTCAGAGGTGATCACGCGCTATCTGGACCGCCTTGTCAAATGCCTCGTTTGA
- a CDS encoding RES family NAD+ phosphorylase codes for MTVPVWRIAVEAPTYAANDLSGAGAKRTGGRWNSKGTAVVYCAANIALATLETVHYLRGGGLPYNRYLVRIDIPDDVWAARDVLAPLPGGWDAIPAGMSARAAGDAWVAASATAVLQVPSVIVPDESNILINPLHRDAAAVVATTLKRWSYDPRFFP; via the coding sequence GTGACCGTGCCGGTCTGGCGGATTGCGGTCGAGGCGCCAACCTACGCAGCCAATGATTTGAGCGGTGCCGGCGCCAAGAGGACCGGCGGTCGTTGGAATAGCAAGGGCACGGCGGTGGTCTACTGCGCCGCAAACATCGCGCTGGCCACCCTTGAGACCGTCCATTATCTGCGTGGCGGCGGCCTCCCATACAATCGCTATCTGGTGCGCATCGATATTCCGGATGACGTATGGGCCGCGCGCGATGTCCTCGCGCCGCTGCCAGGTGGATGGGACGCAATTCCGGCTGGAATGAGCGCCAGAGCGGCGGGCGACGCCTGGGTTGCGGCGAGCGCGACGGCCGTCCTGCAAGTGCCCTCGGTGATCGTACCGGACGAATCCAACATACTAATCAATCCGCTGCACCGCGACGCCGCCGCCGTCGTCGCAACCACCCTGAAGCGTTGGAGCTACGATCCCCGGTTCTTTCCTTGA
- a CDS encoding methyltransferase domain-containing protein translates to MLNEREIESCYLGQFIPVHYHHNMLMDQNRMHGFKSAIDYAVKPGAKVLELGGGTGVLSWFAAAKAEKVYCVEFNPDMVKEARKMLALNPNGEKVEVVHADAFEYLPPEPVDVVICEMIHVAMLREKQVEVIESFKRRYLERFGGPLPVFLPEAVIMAVQPVQQEYDFEGFYAPIVQFQETNVVYPGTVEAAQPAVYSIIDFNQPNELAYAWQGKFVIEKAGEISAMRFVTKNVLAVVAERSTTIDWLNHYMTLPLATPIKAKQGDVLQVSFQYRAGGSIPSLQAALRAEILHDTVTQPATAIAAYA, encoded by the coding sequence ATGCTGAACGAACGCGAAATCGAAAGCTGCTATCTGGGGCAATTCATACCAGTCCACTACCATCACAACATGCTGATGGACCAGAACCGTATGCACGGTTTCAAGTCGGCCATCGATTACGCGGTCAAGCCTGGTGCCAAGGTGCTCGAGCTGGGCGGCGGTACCGGCGTGCTGTCCTGGTTCGCGGCGGCCAAGGCGGAGAAGGTGTATTGCGTCGAGTTTAATCCAGACATGGTCAAAGAGGCGCGCAAGATGCTCGCGCTCAATCCCAACGGCGAGAAGGTCGAGGTGGTGCACGCGGACGCCTTCGAGTACCTGCCGCCGGAGCCGGTCGACGTCGTCATCTGCGAGATGATCCACGTGGCCATGTTGCGCGAAAAGCAGGTCGAGGTGATCGAGTCGTTCAAGCGGCGCTATCTGGAGCGCTTCGGCGGACCGCTGCCGGTGTTCCTGCCGGAAGCGGTGATCATGGCGGTGCAACCGGTGCAGCAGGAGTACGATTTCGAAGGGTTTTACGCGCCCATCGTCCAGTTCCAGGAGACCAACGTAGTCTATCCGGGCACGGTGGAGGCGGCGCAGCCGGCCGTCTACAGCATCATCGATTTCAACCAGCCCAACGAGCTGGCGTATGCATGGCAGGGCAAGTTCGTCATCGAAAAGGCCGGCGAGATCAGCGCCATGCGCTTCGTGACCAAGAACGTGCTGGCCGTGGTCGCCGAGCGCTCGACCACCATCGATTGGCTGAACCACTACATGACCTTGCCGCTGGCGACGCCGATCAAGGCCAAGCAAGGTGACGTGTTGCAGGTCAGCTTCCAGTACCGCGCGGGTGGCTCGATCCCGTCGCTGCAGGCCGCGCTGCGCGCCGAAATCCTGCACGATACCGTGACGCAGCCGGCCACGGCCATCGCCGCCTACGCTTAA